One Acidobacteriota bacterium DNA window includes the following coding sequences:
- a CDS encoding hemolysin family protein — translation MTMPPLAWIGLALAFAAAVALSLFHIALGSYSKISLSRFLEDRKRANRADVLKNIEETRLAVEFLRAVFVLGLAVLGLAAFSAAGIRPLWLFLIALGVYGFLLDLGPRLLVHAAKPYLLRAFLPAIPLVRALAFPVLVVSRGLIAREEQREDKEEDREASDEEIETFIDEATEEGIIDKGEDELLRSVVEFGDTVVREVMTPRVNMVCIRKDATIDSLKDLIIREKYSRIPVYKDRIDSVEGIVMAKDIIEYADEKQKSLPIEPLIRPAAFVPESMPVQDLLREFQKVKTKMAIVVDEHGGVSGLVTMEDVVEEIVGEIQDEYDTEEAQIVENGPLDFTVSGATEVEELEELFDLELAEDDFISVGGLITSSLGRLPHKGETLVIKGLSIDVVDVDQKKVKKVRIRKA, via the coding sequence ATGACCATGCCCCCCCTGGCCTGGATCGGGCTGGCCCTGGCCTTCGCGGCCGCCGTCGCCCTGTCGCTCTTCCACATCGCGCTGGGGTCCTATTCGAAGATCTCGCTCAGCCGCTTCCTCGAGGACCGGAAGCGGGCCAACCGGGCCGATGTCCTCAAGAACATCGAGGAGACGCGCCTGGCCGTCGAGTTCCTGCGCGCGGTCTTCGTTCTTGGCCTGGCCGTCCTGGGGCTCGCCGCCTTCAGCGCCGCCGGGATCAGGCCCCTGTGGCTGTTCCTGATCGCCCTGGGCGTCTACGGCTTCCTCCTCGACCTCGGGCCGCGCCTGCTCGTCCACGCGGCCAAGCCCTATCTCCTGCGGGCCTTTCTGCCCGCCATCCCGCTCGTCCGCGCCCTGGCCTTCCCCGTCCTGGTCGTCTCCCGCGGCCTGATCGCCCGGGAAGAGCAGCGCGAGGACAAGGAGGAGGACCGCGAGGCCTCGGACGAGGAGATCGAGACCTTCATCGACGAGGCCACCGAGGAGGGCATCATCGACAAGGGCGAGGACGAGCTGCTCCGCAGCGTCGTCGAGTTCGGCGACACGGTCGTGCGCGAGGTCATGACGCCCCGGGTCAACATGGTCTGCATCCGCAAGGACGCGACCATCGACAGCCTCAAGGACCTGATCATCCGGGAGAAGTATTCGCGGATCCCCGTCTACAAGGACCGGATCGACAGCGTCGAGGGGATCGTCATGGCCAAGGACATCATCGAGTACGCCGACGAGAAGCAGAAGTCCCTGCCCATCGAGCCCCTGATCCGGCCGGCCGCCTTCGTCCCCGAGTCGATGCCCGTCCAGGACCTCCTCCGCGAGTTCCAGAAGGTCAAGACCAAGATGGCCATCGTCGTCGACGAGCACGGCGGCGTCTCGGGGCTGGTGACGATGGAGGACGTCGTCGAGGAGATCGTGGGCGAGATCCAGGACGAGTACGACACCGAGGAAGCCCAGATCGTCGAGAACGGCCCGCTCGACTTCACCGTCTCCGGCGCGACCGAGGTCGAGGAGCTCGAGGAGCTGTTCGACCTGGAACTGGCCGAGGACGATTTCATCTCCGTCGGCGGACTGATCACGTCCTCGCTGGGACGGCTTCCCCACAAGGGCGAAACGCTCGTCATCAAGGGCCTGAGCATCGACGTCGTCGACGTCGACCAGAAGAAGGTCAAGAAGGTCCGGATCCGCAAGGCCTGA
- the era gene encoding GTPase Era — translation MPKTTKTADKNAKAAAKAPAGTKRAPRKKAPAKPAYRTGYVALIGRPNTGKSTLLNALIGQKVAIVSDKPQTTRISILGIKTTEKGQIIFVDNPGIHKPLHTLNKRMMNFVYSALETSDVVCLLVDAAQKFGHGDEYVLETLRKVKTPVFLLINKVDAVRKDTILPIIDRYKDLFPFREIIPISALKGVNLDVLEKLLWDLLPESPKLYSDDEISDQNERFLFAEIIREKILKHVTQELPFVTAVYIESIEKKEQADWKKPGETRPVTYIRASIFVEKDSHRIIIVGRHGSLIKDIGIEARQEIAEYIGHKVFLDLQVRVREGWRDSEDVLDLIEGQKG, via the coding sequence ATGCCGAAGACAACCAAGACTGCCGATAAGAACGCCAAGGCGGCGGCCAAGGCCCCAGCCGGGACGAAGAGGGCGCCGCGGAAGAAGGCCCCGGCCAAACCGGCCTACCGGACCGGCTACGTGGCCCTGATCGGGCGGCCGAACACGGGCAAATCGACGCTCCTCAACGCCCTGATCGGCCAGAAGGTGGCCATCGTCTCCGACAAGCCCCAGACGACGAGGATCAGCATCCTGGGCATCAAGACGACTGAAAAGGGCCAGATCATCTTCGTCGACAACCCGGGCATCCACAAGCCGCTCCACACCCTCAACAAGAGGATGATGAACTTCGTCTATTCGGCCCTGGAGACGTCCGACGTCGTCTGCCTGCTCGTCGACGCCGCGCAGAAGTTCGGCCACGGCGACGAGTACGTCCTGGAAACCCTGCGCAAGGTCAAGACCCCCGTCTTCCTGCTCATCAACAAGGTCGACGCCGTCCGCAAGGACACGATCCTGCCGATCATCGACCGCTACAAGGACCTCTTCCCCTTCCGCGAGATCATCCCCATCTCGGCCCTCAAGGGCGTCAACCTCGACGTCCTGGAGAAGCTCCTCTGGGACCTGCTGCCCGAGTCGCCCAAGCTCTACTCGGACGACGAAATCTCGGACCAGAACGAGCGCTTCCTCTTCGCCGAGATCATCAGGGAGAAGATCCTCAAGCACGTGACCCAGGAGCTGCCCTTCGTCACGGCCGTCTACATCGAGTCGATCGAGAAGAAGGAGCAGGCGGACTGGAAGAAGCCCGGGGAGACGCGCCCGGTGACCTACATCCGGGCCTCGATCTTCGTCGAGAAGGACAGCCACCGCATCATCATCGTCGGCCGGCACGGCTCGCTCATCAAGGATATCGGCATCGAGGCCCGCCAGGAGATCGCCGAGTACATCGGCCACAAGGTCTTCCTCGACCTCCAGGTCCGCGTCCGCGAGGGCTGGCGCGACTCCGAGGACGTCCTCGACCTCATCGAGGGCCAGAAGGGCTAA
- the ybeY gene encoding rRNA maturation RNase YbeY, translated as MITIINRQTKQPIRTKAFERLLGELARRYRQRDPEVTLVFVGERAIRTLNRKWMKKDRPTDVLSFPLGEKAPDGKYYLGDIVVSAPVAARQARAKGWPLERELRMLVIHGFLHLLGYDHFAGIEEEERKLHRTYLA; from the coding sequence ATGATCACGATCATCAACCGACAGACAAAGCAACCGATCCGGACAAAGGCGTTTGAGCGGCTCCTCGGCGAGCTGGCCCGGCGCTACCGCCAGAGGGACCCCGAGGTCACCCTGGTCTTCGTCGGCGAGCGGGCCATCCGGACGCTCAACCGCAAGTGGATGAAGAAGGACCGGCCGACCGACGTCCTGAGCTTTCCGCTCGGCGAGAAGGCTCCCGACGGCAAGTACTACCTCGGGGACATCGTCGTCTCCGCGCCGGTCGCGGCCCGCCAGGCCCGGGCCAAGGGCTGGCCGCTCGAGCGCGAGCTCCGCATGCTGGTCATCCACGGCTTCCTCCATCTTCTCGGCTACGACCACTTCGCCGGGATCGAGGAGGAGGAGCGGAAGCTCCACCGGACCTACCTCGCATGA
- a CDS encoding HDIG domain-containing metalloprotein: MAATFFDKIKLFKAAEIQPGHTGSETPEEESKPPLGRRLLREPWLVLVLASILIAVLLTRLPSGKLSSLAAGEVAPADIVAPFDLTIEDAAATARKQAETEATVLPIYSFDANVFANTEDKIRALFAEGRAWAARYPDAPQSEAFRNNLIDKQGIDLELADAQTLLRLKFPVNLEETLIGLTAKSFSQGIIVSKNLFIHGEEDRGLVLIDVQGRERPARVADLLDLAESERRFNDDLARIEMPARSRAALANLGQIFLTANVSYNKIETEKRKAAARAAAGTVTLTIKKDRVIVRKGDEVTAETLMILDQFNKRMRRQSNWPPTFAGTLLLYFFLFATLLGYSRRAFKPKQAERQFRMAAAALIVSLVFYKIFLGLAGIVSGALAGGAVSRIEAYYGAFPWQAATLVFAFLMPDPVTLIFIILNSLTAGLLTGGDFIVTIFAFIGGLAAVYGVRIYRKRYRAATLRSGFIVLPAVNTLLTLVFHLILKRSSFEAFPLEVAMGVLGGMTSAVLAYLLLPIVESAFGFVTGAKLLELTNSDLPIFREMQEEAPGTYHHSLIVASLAEKAAEELGLDTQLAKAGALYHDIGKMKMPEYFIENRTKEFDLHKDLTPSMSTLVIKNHVKEGAELARKLKLPRPLREIIEQHHGNSLVRYFYAKAKQTYDPQEQTVGEESFRYPGPAPQTKEAGLVMLADSIEAASRSLRSPTKNNLKRVITDIINGTLQDGQLDACDFSLRELRTVAAAFLTILYAIYHPRVEYPGFSFEGRPRDRKKPPRPNGGNGGNGGQAARNGTDTHDHDHQPTDKATDPDKGV; the protein is encoded by the coding sequence ATGGCCGCCACCTTCTTCGACAAGATCAAGCTGTTCAAGGCGGCCGAGATCCAGCCCGGGCACACTGGGTCCGAGACCCCCGAGGAAGAGTCCAAGCCTCCACTCGGACGGCGGCTCCTCCGGGAGCCCTGGCTGGTCCTGGTCCTGGCCTCGATCCTCATCGCCGTTCTCCTGACCCGCCTGCCCTCCGGGAAGCTGTCGAGCCTGGCCGCTGGCGAGGTGGCCCCGGCTGACATCGTCGCGCCTTTCGACCTGACCATCGAGGACGCCGCGGCGACGGCCCGGAAGCAGGCGGAAACCGAAGCGACGGTCCTGCCCATCTACAGCTTCGACGCCAACGTCTTCGCCAACACCGAGGACAAGATCCGGGCCCTCTTCGCCGAGGGCCGGGCCTGGGCGGCGAGGTACCCGGACGCCCCCCAGAGCGAGGCGTTCCGGAACAACCTCATCGACAAGCAGGGCATCGACCTCGAGCTGGCCGACGCCCAGACCCTTCTCCGCCTGAAGTTCCCCGTCAACCTCGAGGAGACGCTGATCGGCCTGACGGCCAAGTCCTTCAGCCAGGGCATCATCGTCTCCAAGAACCTCTTCATCCACGGTGAAGAGGACCGTGGCCTGGTCCTCATCGACGTCCAGGGCCGGGAGCGGCCGGCCCGCGTGGCCGACCTCCTGGACCTCGCCGAAAGCGAGCGCCGCTTCAACGACGACCTGGCCCGGATCGAGATGCCGGCCCGGAGCCGGGCCGCGCTGGCCAACCTCGGCCAGATCTTCCTGACCGCCAACGTCTCCTACAACAAGATCGAGACCGAGAAGCGAAAGGCCGCGGCCCGGGCCGCGGCCGGCACGGTGACCCTGACCATCAAGAAGGACCGGGTCATCGTCCGCAAGGGCGACGAGGTCACGGCCGAAACGCTGATGATCCTCGACCAGTTCAACAAGAGGATGCGGCGGCAATCGAACTGGCCGCCGACGTTCGCCGGCACTCTCCTGCTCTACTTCTTCCTGTTCGCCACCCTGTTGGGCTACTCCCGCCGGGCCTTCAAGCCGAAGCAGGCGGAGAGGCAGTTCCGGATGGCCGCCGCCGCCCTGATCGTCAGCCTTGTCTTCTACAAGATCTTCCTGGGCCTGGCCGGGATCGTCTCCGGGGCGCTGGCGGGCGGGGCCGTGTCCCGCATCGAGGCCTATTACGGGGCCTTCCCCTGGCAGGCGGCGACCCTGGTCTTCGCCTTCCTCATGCCCGATCCGGTGACGCTCATCTTCATCATCCTGAACAGCCTGACCGCGGGGCTCCTGACCGGAGGCGACTTCATCGTGACCATCTTCGCCTTCATCGGCGGCCTGGCCGCCGTCTACGGCGTCAGGATCTACCGCAAGCGCTACCGGGCGGCCACCCTGCGGTCCGGCTTCATCGTCCTGCCCGCCGTCAACACCCTGCTCACCCTGGTCTTCCATCTGATCCTGAAGCGCTCGAGCTTCGAGGCCTTCCCCCTCGAGGTGGCCATGGGGGTCCTCGGCGGCATGACCAGCGCCGTCCTGGCCTATCTCCTCCTCCCGATCGTCGAATCGGCTTTCGGCTTCGTCACCGGCGCCAAGCTGCTGGAGCTGACCAACTCGGACCTGCCGATCTTCCGCGAGATGCAGGAGGAGGCGCCCGGCACGTACCACCACTCGCTCATCGTCGCCTCGCTCGCGGAGAAGGCCGCCGAGGAGCTGGGCCTCGACACCCAGCTGGCCAAGGCCGGCGCCCTCTACCACGACATCGGCAAAATGAAGATGCCCGAATACTTCATCGAGAACAGGACCAAGGAGTTCGACCTGCATAAGGACCTGACGCCCTCGATGAGCACGCTGGTCATCAAGAACCACGTCAAGGAAGGGGCCGAGCTGGCCCGCAAGCTCAAGCTGCCCCGGCCGCTGCGCGAGATCATCGAACAGCACCACGGCAACTCCCTGGTCAGGTACTTCTACGCCAAGGCCAAGCAGACCTACGATCCGCAGGAGCAGACCGTGGGCGAGGAATCGTTCCGCTACCCGGGGCCGGCGCCGCAGACGAAGGAGGCCGGCCTGGTCATGCTGGCCGACTCGATCGAGGCCGCCTCGCGGAGCCTCAGGTCGCCAACCAAGAATAACCTCAAGCGGGTCATCACCGACATAATCAACGGCACTCTCCAGGACGGCCAGCTGGACGCCTGCGACTTCTCGCTGCGGGAGCTGCGGACGGTCGCCGCGGCCTTCCTGACCATCCTCTACGCCATCTATCACCCGCGCGTCGAGTACCCCGGCTTCAGCTTCGAGGGCCGGCCCAGGGACCGGAAGAAGCCGCCGCGGCCGAACGGCGGGAACGGCGGCAACGGCGGCCAGGCCGCCAGGAACGGCACCGACACCCATGATCACGATCATCAACCGACAGACAAAGCAACCGATCCGGACAAAGGCGTTTGA
- the sat gene encoding sulfate adenylyltransferase: MIQPHGGKLVERALSGKKKDEALAGAAKAPRLTIDAELISDVENIGSGVYSPLEGFLGEKDFKSVLAARRLASDVAWTVPIVLDADPETADGLKIGQDVVLAAEDGRPVAILHLLEKYGYDKGETAQKVFGTRDPAHPGVAKVLGQKDVLLGGPIDLLEMTPTPFDRWKLSPKETRVLFESKGWKTIAAFQTRNTPHLGHEYVQKAAATFTDGLFINPVIGRKKKGDFKDEVILASYEEAIRRYYVRERTVLAILQMEMRYAGPREAIHHAILRKNFGCTHIIIGRDHAGVGSYYPPFAAQDIFEDFPDLGIQPMFFRSFSYCRTCGSVVNDKICPHPAEEHIQFSGTKIRDLLVRGECPPRELMRPEVAEVIMRFKDPFNE, encoded by the coding sequence ATGATCCAACCGCACGGCGGAAAGCTCGTCGAAAGGGCCCTGTCCGGCAAGAAGAAGGACGAGGCCCTGGCCGGGGCCGCCAAGGCGCCCCGTTTGACGATCGACGCCGAACTCATCTCCGACGTCGAGAACATCGGCAGCGGCGTTTACAGCCCCCTGGAGGGCTTCCTCGGGGAGAAGGACTTCAAGAGCGTGCTGGCGGCCAGGCGCCTGGCCTCGGACGTCGCCTGGACCGTGCCCATCGTTCTGGACGCCGACCCCGAGACGGCCGACGGCCTGAAGATCGGGCAGGATGTCGTCCTGGCGGCCGAGGACGGCCGGCCCGTGGCCATCCTCCATCTCCTGGAGAAGTACGGCTACGACAAGGGCGAGACGGCCCAGAAGGTCTTCGGGACCCGCGACCCGGCCCACCCCGGCGTGGCCAAGGTCCTGGGCCAGAAGGATGTCCTCCTGGGAGGGCCGATCGACCTGCTCGAGATGACGCCGACGCCGTTCGACCGCTGGAAGCTCTCGCCCAAGGAGACGCGCGTCCTGTTCGAGTCCAAGGGCTGGAAGACGATCGCCGCCTTCCAGACCCGCAACACCCCGCACCTGGGGCACGAATACGTCCAGAAGGCGGCCGCGACCTTCACCGACGGGCTGTTCATCAACCCGGTGATCGGCCGAAAGAAGAAAGGCGACTTCAAGGACGAGGTCATCCTGGCGTCCTATGAGGAGGCCATCCGCCGCTACTATGTCAGGGAGCGGACGGTCCTGGCCATCCTCCAGATGGAGATGCGCTACGCCGGGCCGCGCGAGGCCATCCACCACGCCATCCTGCGCAAGAACTTCGGCTGCACCCATATCATCATCGGCCGGGACCACGCCGGCGTCGGCTCATATTACCCGCCGTTCGCCGCCCAGGACATCTTCGAGGACTTCCCCGACCTGGGGATCCAGCCGATGTTCTTCCGGTCGTTCTCGTACTGCCGGACCTGCGGCTCGGTCGTCAACGACAAGATCTGCCCGCACCCGGCGGAAGAGCATATCCAGTTCAGCGGCACTAAGATACGCGACCTGCTGGTCCGGGGCGAGTGCCCGCCGCGCGAGCTGATGCGGCCCGAGGTGGCCGAGGTCATCATGCGCTTCAAGGACCCCTTCAATGAATGA
- a CDS encoding alkaline phosphatase family protein translates to MNDRRVLVVGLDCAPPEIVFDRRDELPVLKGLMEKGLWGRLRSSDPPITIPAWMVMATGLDPGRLGLYGFRHRKGYSYDQMWIANSRAVRDKKIWDYIGEAGGHSTLVSVPPSYPPYPVAGNLVSCFITPPGPGKETSFPPGLKAEIEERFGPYIFDVVFRTEDRAQILREIYAMTEKRFEVMNWLIEAKPWNLFWFVEIGVDRMHHAFWKFMDHEHHLYEPGNAFENAIIDYYKFLDQKIGWLIEKAGGDTAVLVVSDHGAKRMKGAFCVNEWLIDKGWLAVKERPAKPTSLDDLPIDWDKTRAWAWGGYYARIFLNVEGREPKGVIPAEDYEKVRDELMSEIKAIRGPKGEGWATKVIKPQEYYEELEGEYPDLMVYFDDLYWRSAGTLGYGTMYLPENDTGPDDAVHAQYGMYILSDPKSGRAGRRDGDILDIAPTILDIMGLARPDGLKGRVLRP, encoded by the coding sequence ATGAATGATCGCAGGGTCCTCGTCGTCGGCCTCGACTGCGCCCCGCCCGAGATCGTCTTTGACCGGCGCGATGAGCTGCCGGTCCTCAAGGGGCTGATGGAGAAGGGGCTCTGGGGCCGGCTCCGTAGCTCGGACCCGCCCATCACCATCCCGGCCTGGATGGTCATGGCCACGGGGCTCGACCCCGGGCGGCTGGGCCTCTACGGCTTCCGCCACCGCAAGGGCTATTCCTACGACCAGATGTGGATCGCCAATTCCAGGGCCGTCCGCGACAAGAAGATCTGGGATTACATCGGCGAGGCCGGCGGGCATAGCACGCTCGTCAGCGTGCCGCCGAGCTACCCGCCCTACCCGGTGGCCGGGAACCTCGTTTCCTGCTTCATCACCCCGCCCGGCCCTGGCAAGGAGACGAGCTTCCCGCCCGGGCTCAAGGCCGAGATCGAGGAGCGCTTCGGGCCGTACATCTTCGACGTCGTCTTCCGGACCGAGGACCGGGCCCAGATCCTGCGCGAGATCTACGCCATGACCGAGAAGCGCTTCGAGGTCATGAACTGGCTGATCGAGGCCAAGCCCTGGAACCTGTTCTGGTTCGTCGAGATCGGCGTCGACCGGATGCACCATGCCTTCTGGAAGTTCATGGACCACGAGCACCATCTCTACGAGCCGGGGAACGCTTTCGAGAACGCCATCATCGATTACTACAAGTTCCTCGACCAGAAGATCGGCTGGCTGATCGAGAAGGCGGGCGGCGACACGGCCGTGCTGGTCGTCTCCGACCACGGCGCGAAGAGGATGAAGGGGGCCTTCTGCGTCAACGAGTGGCTCATCGACAAGGGCTGGCTCGCGGTCAAGGAGCGGCCGGCGAAGCCGACCAGCCTCGACGACCTGCCCATCGACTGGGACAAGACCAGGGCCTGGGCCTGGGGCGGCTATTACGCGCGGATCTTCCTCAACGTCGAGGGGCGGGAGCCGAAGGGCGTCATCCCGGCCGAGGACTACGAGAAGGTCCGGGACGAGCTGATGAGCGAGATCAAGGCGATCCGCGGCCCGAAAGGGGAGGGCTGGGCCACCAAGGTGATCAAGCCCCAGGAATATTACGAGGAGCTCGAGGGCGAGTATCCGGACCTGATGGTCTATTTCGACGACCTCTACTGGCGGTCGGCCGGGACGCTCGGCTACGGGACGATGTATCTCCCCGAGAACGACACGGGCCCGGACGACGCCGTGCACGCCCAGTACGGGATGTACATCCTCAGCGACCCGAAAAGCGGCCGGGCGGGACGGCGCGACGGCGACATCCTCGACATCGCCCCGACCATCCTCGATATCATGGGCCTGGCCAGGCCCGACGGACTGAAGGGCCGGGTCCTGAGGCCCTGA
- a CDS encoding PhoH family protein, whose product MEKITLPLANDPALSGILDKTIKRLAPRLGVSLALRGDQLLVDGDSQRVAFARNYFDRLNELREMGHHMREEDLLIVLDMLEESPSTSLEDYSPSESLNLSRKSVNPKSLNQRAYLEAIKTRDLVFGIGPAGTGKTYLAMAMALAFLQNKSVSRIILTRPAVEAGEKLGFLPGDLIQKINPYLRPLYDALFDLSQYDQANRLIERGVIEIAPLAFMRGRTLNGAFIILDEAQNTTREQMKMILTRTGFDSKLVITADITQIDLPQPRRSGVLHAMKILANLPEIAFIRFSDRDVVRHPLVQKIIKAYQKAEAKQD is encoded by the coding sequence ATGGAAAAGATAACCCTGCCCCTGGCGAACGATCCCGCCCTGTCCGGGATCCTGGACAAGACCATCAAGAGGCTGGCCCCCCGCCTGGGCGTCAGCCTGGCCCTGCGCGGCGACCAGCTGCTCGTCGACGGCGACTCCCAGCGCGTCGCCTTCGCCAGGAACTATTTCGACAGGCTCAACGAGCTCCGGGAGATGGGTCATCACATGCGGGAGGAGGATCTCCTGATCGTCCTGGACATGCTCGAGGAGAGCCCCTCGACCTCCCTGGAGGACTACTCCCCTTCCGAGTCCCTGAACCTGTCCCGCAAGTCCGTCAACCCCAAGAGCCTGAACCAGCGGGCCTACCTCGAGGCCATCAAGACCCGCGACCTTGTCTTCGGCATCGGGCCGGCCGGGACGGGCAAGACCTACCTGGCCATGGCCATGGCCCTGGCCTTCCTCCAGAACAAGTCCGTCAGCCGCATCATCCTGACCCGCCCGGCCGTCGAGGCCGGGGAAAAGCTCGGCTTCCTCCCCGGGGACCTCATCCAGAAGATCAACCCCTACCTCCGGCCGCTCTACGACGCCCTGTTCGACCTGTCCCAGTACGACCAGGCCAACCGCCTGATCGAGCGCGGCGTCATCGAGATCGCCCCCCTGGCCTTCATGCGCGGCCGGACCCTCAACGGCGCCTTCATCATCCTCGACGAGGCCCAGAACACGACCCGGGAGCAGATGAAGATGATCCTGACCCGGACCGGGTTCGACTCCAAGCTGGTCATCACGGCCGACATCACCCAGATCGACCTGCCCCAGCCCCGCAGGTCGGGCGTCCTCCACGCCATGAAGATCCTGGCCAACCTCCCCGAGATCGCCTTCATCCGCTTCAGCGACAGGGACGTCGTCCGCCACCCCCTGGTCCAGAAGATCATCAAGGCCTACCAGAAGGCCGAGGCGAAGCAGGACTGA
- a CDS encoding CopG family transcriptional regulator, whose amino-acid sequence MDKEFTSVTIPTSLYKKIEDFIKGTECRSVSSYAAKVLRESLTKDEPKTEVFSKDEEEKVKERLKALGYID is encoded by the coding sequence ATGGACAAAGAGTTTACGTCCGTCACGATACCCACCTCCCTCTATAAAAAGATCGAGGACTTCATCAAGGGCACCGAATGCCGCTCCGTCTCGAGCTACGCGGCCAAGGTCCTCCGGGAGAGCCTGACCAAGGATGAACCGAAGACCGAGGTCTTCAGCAAGGACGAGGAAGAGAAGGTCAAGGAGCGCCTGAAAGCGCTGGGCTATATCGACTAA
- a CDS encoding RNA-directed DNA polymerase translates to MIQCEAHFKETEKLARQIIPADLAKWLLYHGYYPEQYVLPPPFTIQKFDLCSEPYFKVSPKKKSKFIPDISVLETIAFPKSPLTVRAFGIIEPHIYHDLTFHISREWPTILDCIFNNNLRIYSYSFPIPVTRTKPGRLGRLRAGRMIYEFIEMAENDLVGEAHKYKYLFKTDVSNFYATIYTHSIAWALHGKQPARDDRGYFRLLGSIIDKLFQSANDGRTNGIAVGPAICDLISEVVLAAIDRRCSEILTQHNLDFVGARFKDDYRFLCRSEEDVQIIARALQKSLGEYNLAINEGKSEISNLPEGMFRAWKSSYQHWSLRYERIINYRSFETTLLSVLRIDEQYPGGGIIDSFLSELTTRKFGLKLDLNESEARKAYSLLLLLKQRRAKSFPSILAIVEAVLNNYGSYHVFREYVANSLSEMLERLSGEPDENEYDIIWTFYFLSVVLGRADTKLPSSTNQVVRSILTGSQCFHDGQKDSVLFKMITHPAPMNHLLKHLAVFHRNKTSDAQGNPGQC, encoded by the coding sequence ATGATCCAATGTGAAGCACATTTTAAAGAGACCGAAAAGCTCGCCAGACAGATAATCCCAGCCGATCTTGCTAAATGGCTCCTTTATCATGGATATTATCCCGAGCAATACGTTTTGCCTCCGCCTTTTACGATACAAAAGTTTGATTTATGTTCGGAGCCCTATTTTAAGGTATCACCGAAGAAGAAGAGTAAGTTCATTCCCGATATATCGGTACTTGAGACTATAGCATTCCCAAAATCCCCTCTTACGGTGAGAGCTTTTGGAATCATTGAACCCCACATCTACCACGACCTTACTTTTCATATAAGCCGTGAATGGCCGACAATCCTCGACTGCATCTTTAACAATAACCTTCGAATCTATTCGTACAGCTTCCCCATACCAGTGACCAGGACGAAGCCCGGACGACTTGGGCGACTACGAGCAGGTCGGATGATTTATGAATTTATCGAGATGGCCGAGAATGACCTCGTAGGCGAAGCCCATAAATACAAGTATCTTTTTAAAACTGACGTTTCGAATTTCTATGCAACTATTTACACCCATAGCATAGCGTGGGCACTTCATGGTAAACAGCCCGCACGCGATGACCGTGGCTATTTCAGACTTCTGGGGTCCATAATTGACAAACTATTTCAGAGCGCAAACGATGGAAGGACAAATGGCATCGCTGTAGGCCCAGCGATTTGCGACCTCATTTCGGAGGTGGTACTGGCGGCCATCGACAGGCGTTGCTCAGAGATCCTCACCCAACATAATTTGGACTTCGTTGGAGCCAGATTCAAAGATGATTATCGTTTTCTATGCAGGTCAGAAGAAGATGTACAAATAATTGCCCGCGCGCTTCAGAAATCCCTCGGCGAATATAACCTTGCGATTAATGAGGGCAAGTCTGAAATCTCGAACCTTCCAGAAGGAATGTTCCGAGCATGGAAATCTTCCTACCAACATTGGTCTCTTAGGTACGAAAGAATCATCAATTATCGGTCCTTTGAAACTACTCTACTTTCTGTCCTGAGAATTGACGAACAGTATCCTGGTGGGGGAATTATTGACAGTTTCCTCAGTGAACTGACCACACGAAAATTTGGCCTTAAACTTGACCTTAACGAATCAGAAGCAAGAAAAGCCTATAGCCTCTTATTACTTCTCAAGCAGAGAAGAGCCAAGTCATTTCCTTCTATTCTTGCCATTGTCGAAGCCGTGCTCAACAATTACGGAAGCTATCATGTTTTTAGGGAGTATGTTGCCAATTCTCTCTCCGAGATGCTTGAACGATTATCAGGTGAGCCCGACGAAAACGAATACGACATTATTTGGACGTTCTACTTCTTGTCAGTGGTACTTGGCCGGGCCGACACCAAGTTGCCGTCTTCAACAAACCAAGTTGTCCGCTCAATTCTTACGGGTTCGCAATGCTTCCATGACGGTCAGAAGGATTCTGTTCTGTTTAAAATGATAACTCATCCTGCGCCAATGAATCACCTTCTCAAACATCTGGCCGTTTTCCATCGCAATAAGACTTCCGACGCGCAAGGCAATCCCGGCCAATGTTGA